A window of Acropora muricata isolate sample 2 chromosome 3, ASM3666990v1, whole genome shotgun sequence contains these coding sequences:
- the LOC136912171 gene encoding uncharacterized protein isoform X2 has translation MLFPGLPLERDVRFNSCLMNSLREIRRKRKDRERKSTLIPCGCHLCRGKLCSAKKARRHKTIFQRGAESSEESSGDDTCSSNLSLNQEPSNSVDDLVLDAGVKSSREFSDDNDDSNSSFKQASLVSHAVVKSSGESSGDGNESSNSSSFSNKESPVAISDLDSECEISHEGHDDIQHDCSNADMQSAVRSDESSSVTSGDASCDQENDVEDSDSPDELDQNASLPLYEGSDKTVMEVLAGYFHWFSSHPSISKSALSSLLAHEHCNVLPKGNNLPSSYDQAYNFVKPNLLPTECFHACPNDCILFRKTDRYDYTKLKKCPKCNESRYAANGQPRRRFLYYPLGPRWRRLFECKETSKMLQEHALRPDMGNLMTDIFDSPKWKAAYAPDGLFQGDPRGLSVQLSTDGVNPFSANKICYSMWPIMLSVLNWPKVCRNLFENVMLVGVIPANGKGEAKSVDPYLEVVVDEIMTLSENLFYDGYRDEQFCFRVHLHNYVLDYPGLNKVFCCSGAGALQGCMWCESIGYKDSQKVRKAEQELGRFKSTWVRENREKSSEESSKRGKKGKKKEKLPDAPFRLTSGELKVADKRAGNVQVPVGYGWSPRPIFARYSYMKSHDWKQLVTDGILKFCFRKPLLGKSQRVTLFKLFDLLSALCDDIQERARVLELEEEANVVLSLIERDFPISVQTISMHMVRHIARGIASHGPVHSWWMYVYERMNSWICRRVTNRRHPEANVMETYRIFDWCQYMRVTGKLSTNNPEQSSSKKAEPQEEEFQESCHRRMNDPITGKTLTWVTTGKENTGTLTAIVAVQNVSDVKFGKVLKFTCQKVDNKLVESACVHVFSHLNEDEESGLWWVNTSIFTETLVPLSDISKPLVTAKDDDNLNKLWILNYRRSRYMYM, from the exons ATGTTGTTTCCAGGGCTCCCGCTTGAGCGCGATGTTCGTTTCAACAGTTGCTTGATGAATTCCCTACGAGAAATTAGAAGAAAGCGCAAGGACAGAGAAAGAAAATCAACTCTTATACCTTGTGGATGCCATTTGTGTCGTGGAAAGTTATGTTCGGCGAAAAAAGCGCGGCGACACAAGACGATTTTCCAAAGAGGCGCTGAATCTTCCGAGGAGTCATCTGGCGATGATACATGCAGCTCAAATTTGTCACTAAATCAGGAGCCTTCTAATTCTGTAGATGATCTTGTCCTCGACGCAGGTGTTAAGTCTTCCAGGGAGTTTTCTGACGATAATGACGACTCAAATTCGTCGTTTAAACAGGCTTCTCTCGTTTCACACGCTGTTGTGAAGTCTTCTGGTGAGTCTTCTGGTGATGGTAACGAAAGTTCGAACTCTTCCTCGTTTTCGAACAAGGAGTCTCCTGTTGCAATTTCAGATCTAGACTCGGAGTGTGAAATAAGCCACGAAGGACATGACGACATACAACACGATTGCAGCAACGCTGACATGCAGTCGGCGGTACGGTCAGACGAATCTAGCTCCGTCACCTCAGGGGATGCAAGTTGTGATCAAGAAAACGATGTGGAGGACAGTGATTCGCCCGATGAGCTGGATCAAAATGCATCCTTGCCTTTGTATGAAGGTAGTGATAAAACTGTAATGGAAGTTTTAGCGGGGTATTTTCACTGGTTTTCAAGTCATCCTTCCATAAGTAAAAGCGCTCTATCTAGTTTACTTGCTCATGAACATTGCAATGTCTTACCAAAAGGCAATAACTTACCTTCTTCATATGATCAAGCGTACAATTTCGTCAAACCGAACTTGTTGCCGACAGAATGTTTCCACGCTTGCCCAAACGATTGTATACTATTTCGAAAAACTGATCGGTACGACTACACGAAACTTAAAAAATGCCCCAAGTGCAATGAAAGCCGTTATGCGGCAAATGGTCAGCCTCGCAGACGATTTCTGTATTATCCACTTGGTCCTCGATGGAGACGTCTTTTTGAATGCAAAGAAACTTCCAAAATGTTACAAGAGCATGCACTGCGTCCAGATATGGGAAACTTAATGACGGACATTTTTGATTCTCCTAAGTGGAAGGCTGCATATGCTCCGGATGGCTTGTTTCAAGGTGATCCTCGTGGACTCTCCGTGCAGCTGAGTACTGATGGAGTAAACCCGTTCAGTGCTAACAAGATTTGTTACTCCATGTGGCCAATTATGCTCAGTGTTCTCAACTGGCCTAAAGTTTGTCGTAATCTCTTTGAAAATGTGATGTTGGTTGGAGTTATTCCTGCAAATGGGAAGGGTGAAGCCAAATCAGTTGATCCATACTTAGAAGTAGTTGTTGATGAGATAATGACACTCtctgaaaatttattttacgACGGATATAGAGATGAACAGTTTTGCTTCCGTGTACACCTACACAATTATGTGTTAGACTATCCAGGCTTAAACAAGGTGTTCTGCTGTAGCGGTGCTGGAGCCTTGCAAGGATGTATGTGGTGCGAGAGTATAG GTTACAAAGATAGTCAGAAGGTTAGAAAAGCAGAACAAGAACTTGGTCGATTTAAATCAACCTGGGTACGAGAAAACCGAGAAAAATCCAGTGAGGAGTCTTCAAAAAGGG gcaaaaaaggaaagaagaaagaaaagctTCCTGATGCTCCATTTCGTCTCACCAGTGGTGAATTAAAGGTTGCCGATAAAAGGGCTGGTAATGTCCAAGTTCCTGTAGGCTATGGTTGGAGTCCTAGACCAATTTTTGCCAGATACTCATACATGAAGTCCCATGATTGGAAGCAG TTGGTAACTGATGGAATACTAAAGTTCTGTTTTCGAAAGCCACTATTGGGAAAGAGTCAGAGAGTTACCTTGTTCAAACTATTTGACCTATTATCAGCACTTTGTGATGACATCCAGGAGAGGGCAAGAGTTTTAGAGTTAGAAGAGGAGGCCAATGTTGTGTTGTCTTTGATTGAACGAGACTTTCCAATAAGTGTTCAG ACCATAAGTATGCACATGGTACGCCATATTGCCAGAGGAATTGCTTCCCATGGCCCCGTACACAGTTGGTGGATGTATGTTTATGAAAGGATGAACAGCTGGATATGTAGAAGAGTGACCAACAGGCGCCACCCAGAAGCCAATGTTATGGAGACTTACAGA ATCTTTGACTGGTGTCAATATATGAGAGTAACAGGGAAGCTTTCCACCAACAACCCTGAGCAATCCAGTAGCAAGAAGGCAGAACCACAGGAGGAAGAGTTCCAGGAGTCCTGCCACAGGAGAATGAATGATCCTATCACTGGTAAAACCCTAACTTGGGTCACAACTGGCAAAGAAAACACAGGAACTTTGACAGCAATTGTTGCTGTCCAAAATGTCTCTGATGTGAAATTTGGGAAGGTTCTcaagtttacttgtcaaaaGGTGGACAATAAGTTAGTAGAGTCTGCTTGTGTCCATGTATTTTCCCACCTGAATGAAGATGAGGAGAGTGGTCTCTGGTGGGTCAACACAAGCATATTTACTGAAACATTAGTGCCATTGTCTGACATCTCCAAGCCCCTTGTAACAGCAAAGGATGATGACAATTTAAACAAATTGTGGATCTTGAACTATAGAAGAAGTagatacatgtacatgtag
- the LOC136912171 gene encoding uncharacterized protein isoform X1, with product MLFPGLPLERDVRFNSCLMNSLREIRRKRKDRERKSTLIPCGCHLCRGKLCSAKKARRHKTIFQRGAESSEESSGDDTCSSNLSLNQEPSNSVDDLVLDAGVKSSREFSDDNDDSNSSFKQASLVSHAVVKSSGESSGDGNESSNSSSFSNKESPVAISDLDSECEISHEGHDDIQHDCSNADMQSAVRSDESSSVTSGDASCDQENDVEDSDSPDELDQNASLPLYEGSDKTVMEVLAGYFHWFSSHPSISKSALSSLLAHEHCNVLPKGNNLPSSYDQAYNFVKPNLLPTECFHACPNDCILFRKTDRYDYTKLKKCPKCNESRYAANGQPRRRFLYYPLGPRWRRLFECKETSKMLQEHALRPDMGNLMTDIFDSPKWKAAYAPDGLFQGDPRGLSVQLSTDGVNPFSANKICYSMWPIMLSVLNWPKVCRNLFENVMLVGVIPANGKGEAKSVDPYLEVVVDEIMTLSENLFYDGYRDEQFCFRVHLHNYVLDYPGLNKVFCCSGAGALQGCMWCESIGTHIAALDKVVYLNNRCFLPPTHPLRKEKKTFPSGKAEQRPPPERLTQEEVMVNSLAYERAKNPTQAAGFATATGSKGCYCLMLLPDHDRTEQVYPDTMHLIKNVTSEMVQLLTGYKDSQKVRKAEQELGRFKSTWVRENREKSSEESSKRGKKGKKKEKLPDAPFRLTSGELKVADKRAGNVQVPVGYGWSPRPIFARYSYMKSHDWKQLVTDGILKFCFRKPLLGKSQRVTLFKLFDLLSALCDDIQERARVLELEEEANVVLSLIERDFPISVQTISMHMVRHIARGIASHGPVHSWWMYVYERMNSWICRRVTNRRHPEANVMETYRIFDWCQYMRVTGKLSTNNPEQSSSKKAEPQEEEFQESCHRRMNDPITGKTLTWVTTGKENTGTLTAIVAVQNVSDVKFGKVLKFTCQKVDNKLVESACVHVFSHLNEDEESGLWWVNTSIFTETLVPLSDISKPLVTAKDDDNLNKLWILNYRRSRYMYM from the exons ATGTTGTTTCCAGGGCTCCCGCTTGAGCGCGATGTTCGTTTCAACAGTTGCTTGATGAATTCCCTACGAGAAATTAGAAGAAAGCGCAAGGACAGAGAAAGAAAATCAACTCTTATACCTTGTGGATGCCATTTGTGTCGTGGAAAGTTATGTTCGGCGAAAAAAGCGCGGCGACACAAGACGATTTTCCAAAGAGGCGCTGAATCTTCCGAGGAGTCATCTGGCGATGATACATGCAGCTCAAATTTGTCACTAAATCAGGAGCCTTCTAATTCTGTAGATGATCTTGTCCTCGACGCAGGTGTTAAGTCTTCCAGGGAGTTTTCTGACGATAATGACGACTCAAATTCGTCGTTTAAACAGGCTTCTCTCGTTTCACACGCTGTTGTGAAGTCTTCTGGTGAGTCTTCTGGTGATGGTAACGAAAGTTCGAACTCTTCCTCGTTTTCGAACAAGGAGTCTCCTGTTGCAATTTCAGATCTAGACTCGGAGTGTGAAATAAGCCACGAAGGACATGACGACATACAACACGATTGCAGCAACGCTGACATGCAGTCGGCGGTACGGTCAGACGAATCTAGCTCCGTCACCTCAGGGGATGCAAGTTGTGATCAAGAAAACGATGTGGAGGACAGTGATTCGCCCGATGAGCTGGATCAAAATGCATCCTTGCCTTTGTATGAAGGTAGTGATAAAACTGTAATGGAAGTTTTAGCGGGGTATTTTCACTGGTTTTCAAGTCATCCTTCCATAAGTAAAAGCGCTCTATCTAGTTTACTTGCTCATGAACATTGCAATGTCTTACCAAAAGGCAATAACTTACCTTCTTCATATGATCAAGCGTACAATTTCGTCAAACCGAACTTGTTGCCGACAGAATGTTTCCACGCTTGCCCAAACGATTGTATACTATTTCGAAAAACTGATCGGTACGACTACACGAAACTTAAAAAATGCCCCAAGTGCAATGAAAGCCGTTATGCGGCAAATGGTCAGCCTCGCAGACGATTTCTGTATTATCCACTTGGTCCTCGATGGAGACGTCTTTTTGAATGCAAAGAAACTTCCAAAATGTTACAAGAGCATGCACTGCGTCCAGATATGGGAAACTTAATGACGGACATTTTTGATTCTCCTAAGTGGAAGGCTGCATATGCTCCGGATGGCTTGTTTCAAGGTGATCCTCGTGGACTCTCCGTGCAGCTGAGTACTGATGGAGTAAACCCGTTCAGTGCTAACAAGATTTGTTACTCCATGTGGCCAATTATGCTCAGTGTTCTCAACTGGCCTAAAGTTTGTCGTAATCTCTTTGAAAATGTGATGTTGGTTGGAGTTATTCCTGCAAATGGGAAGGGTGAAGCCAAATCAGTTGATCCATACTTAGAAGTAGTTGTTGATGAGATAATGACACTCtctgaaaatttattttacgACGGATATAGAGATGAACAGTTTTGCTTCCGTGTACACCTACACAATTATGTGTTAGACTATCCAGGCTTAAACAAGGTGTTCTGCTGTAGCGGTGCTGGAGCCTTGCAAGGATGTATGTGGTGCGAGAGTATAG GTACCCATATTGCTGCTCTTGACAAAGTTGTTTATCTTAACAACAGATGCTTTCTGCCTCCTACCCACCCTCtgaggaaggaaaagaaaacatttccttCTGGGAAAGCAGAGCAACGTCCACCTCCTGAAAGATTAACACAGGAAGAAGTAATGGTGAATAGCTTGGCTTATGAAAGAGCCAAGAATCCTACCCAGGCTGCTGGCTTTGCCACAGCTACTGGAAGTAAAGGCTGTTACTGCTTGATGCTTTTGCCAGACCACGACCGCACAGAACAGGTTTACCCAGATACCATGCATTTGATCAAGAATGTAACCAGTGAAATGGTACAATTACTAACAGGTTACAAAGATAGTCAGAAGGTTAGAAAAGCAGAACAAGAACTTGGTCGATTTAAATCAACCTGGGTACGAGAAAACCGAGAAAAATCCAGTGAGGAGTCTTCAAAAAGGG gcaaaaaaggaaagaagaaagaaaagctTCCTGATGCTCCATTTCGTCTCACCAGTGGTGAATTAAAGGTTGCCGATAAAAGGGCTGGTAATGTCCAAGTTCCTGTAGGCTATGGTTGGAGTCCTAGACCAATTTTTGCCAGATACTCATACATGAAGTCCCATGATTGGAAGCAG TTGGTAACTGATGGAATACTAAAGTTCTGTTTTCGAAAGCCACTATTGGGAAAGAGTCAGAGAGTTACCTTGTTCAAACTATTTGACCTATTATCAGCACTTTGTGATGACATCCAGGAGAGGGCAAGAGTTTTAGAGTTAGAAGAGGAGGCCAATGTTGTGTTGTCTTTGATTGAACGAGACTTTCCAATAAGTGTTCAG ACCATAAGTATGCACATGGTACGCCATATTGCCAGAGGAATTGCTTCCCATGGCCCCGTACACAGTTGGTGGATGTATGTTTATGAAAGGATGAACAGCTGGATATGTAGAAGAGTGACCAACAGGCGCCACCCAGAAGCCAATGTTATGGAGACTTACAGA ATCTTTGACTGGTGTCAATATATGAGAGTAACAGGGAAGCTTTCCACCAACAACCCTGAGCAATCCAGTAGCAAGAAGGCAGAACCACAGGAGGAAGAGTTCCAGGAGTCCTGCCACAGGAGAATGAATGATCCTATCACTGGTAAAACCCTAACTTGGGTCACAACTGGCAAAGAAAACACAGGAACTTTGACAGCAATTGTTGCTGTCCAAAATGTCTCTGATGTGAAATTTGGGAAGGTTCTcaagtttacttgtcaaaaGGTGGACAATAAGTTAGTAGAGTCTGCTTGTGTCCATGTATTTTCCCACCTGAATGAAGATGAGGAGAGTGGTCTCTGGTGGGTCAACACAAGCATATTTACTGAAACATTAGTGCCATTGTCTGACATCTCCAAGCCCCTTGTAACAGCAAAGGATGATGACAATTTAAACAAATTGTGGATCTTGAACTATAGAAGAAGTagatacatgtacatgtag